A genomic window from Streptomyces sp. MST-110588 includes:
- the topA gene encoding type I DNA topoisomerase, producing MSPTSETAQGGGRRLVIVESPAKAKTIKGYLGPGYVVEASVGHIRDLPNGAAEVPAKYKGESWARLGVNVDADFQPIYVVNSDKKDQVKKLKELLAESDELFLATDEDREGEAIAWHLQEILKPKVPVHRMVFHEITKDAIRAAVANPRELNKKLVDAQETRRILDRLYGYEVSPVLWKKVMPRLSAGRVQSVATRLVVERERERIAFRSAEYWDLTGTFSTGRVGDPSDPATLTAKLAGVDGRRVAQGRDFGSDGRLKNDQVLHLDEANARALAAALEDTDFAVRSVESKPYRRSPYAPFRTTTLQQEASRKLGFGAKATMQVAQKLYENGFITYMRTDSTTLSDTAVAAARAQVTQLYGADYLPDKPRSYAGKVKNAQEAHEAIRPSGDRFRTPAETGLTGDQFRLYELIWKRTVASQMKDATGNSVTVKIGGRAADGRDVEFSASGKTITFHGFLKAYVEGADDPNAELDDRERRLPQVQEGDALTAREITADGHATKPPARYTEATLVKELEEREIGRPSTYASIIGTILDRGYVFKKGTALVPSFLSFAVVNLLEKHFGRLVDYDFTAKMEDDLDRIARGEAQSVPWLRRFYFGEGAEGSAGIPAGAADAGNGDGDHLGGLKELVTDLGAIDAREVSSFPVGNGIVLRVGRYGPYVERGEKDAEGHQRADVPDDLAPDELTVELAEELLAKPSGDFELGTDPETGHQIVAKDGRYGPYVTEVLPEGTPKTGKNAVKPRTASLFKSMSLDTVTLQDALKLMSLPRVVGKDAEGVEITAQNGRYGPYLKKGTDSRSLESEEQLFTITLDEALAIYAQPKQRGRAAAKPPLKELGTDPVSERPVVVKDGRFGPYVTDGETNATLRRDDDVETITPERGYELLAEKRAKGPAKKAAKKAVKKTAAKKTTAAKKTTAAKKTTAAKKTTAAKKTTAAKKTTAAKTTAAKKTAAKKTTAAAGQASDG from the coding sequence TTGTCCCCGACCAGCGAGACCGCACAGGGCGGCGGCCGCCGACTCGTCATCGTCGAGTCGCCTGCCAAGGCGAAGACGATCAAGGGCTATCTCGGCCCCGGCTACGTGGTCGAAGCCAGCGTCGGGCACATCCGCGACCTGCCGAACGGCGCGGCAGAGGTCCCGGCGAAGTACAAGGGCGAGTCCTGGGCCCGCCTCGGCGTGAACGTCGACGCCGACTTCCAGCCGATCTATGTGGTCAACAGCGACAAGAAGGACCAGGTCAAGAAGCTCAAGGAGCTGCTGGCCGAGTCCGACGAACTCTTCCTGGCCACCGATGAGGACCGCGAGGGCGAGGCCATCGCCTGGCACCTCCAGGAGATCCTCAAGCCCAAGGTCCCGGTCCACCGGATGGTCTTCCACGAGATCACCAAGGACGCGATCCGGGCGGCCGTGGCCAACCCGCGCGAGCTGAACAAGAAGCTGGTCGACGCCCAGGAGACCCGCCGTATCCTCGACCGCCTCTACGGCTACGAGGTCTCGCCGGTCCTGTGGAAGAAGGTCATGCCGCGGCTGTCGGCGGGCCGTGTGCAGTCGGTGGCCACCCGCCTGGTCGTCGAGCGGGAGCGCGAGCGGATCGCCTTCCGCTCCGCCGAGTACTGGGACCTGACCGGCACGTTCTCCACGGGACGCGTCGGTGACCCGAGCGATCCCGCCACCCTGACCGCCAAGCTGGCCGGTGTCGACGGCCGCCGGGTCGCCCAGGGCCGGGACTTCGGTTCCGACGGCCGGCTCAAGAACGACCAGGTCCTCCACCTGGACGAGGCGAACGCGCGGGCGCTGGCCGCGGCCCTTGAGGACACCGACTTCGCCGTACGGTCGGTGGAGTCCAAGCCCTACCGCCGCTCGCCGTACGCCCCCTTCCGTACGACCACCCTCCAGCAGGAGGCCAGCCGCAAGCTCGGTTTCGGCGCCAAGGCCACCATGCAGGTGGCGCAGAAGCTGTATGAGAACGGCTTCATCACCTATATGCGTACGGACTCCACCACGCTCTCGGACACCGCGGTGGCCGCGGCCCGCGCGCAGGTGACGCAGCTCTACGGCGCCGACTACCTGCCCGACAAGCCGCGCAGCTACGCCGGCAAGGTCAAGAACGCCCAGGAGGCGCACGAGGCGATCCGCCCCTCGGGCGACCGTTTCCGTACCCCCGCGGAGACCGGCCTGACCGGCGACCAGTTCCGGCTCTACGAGCTGATCTGGAAGCGGACCGTCGCCTCCCAGATGAAGGACGCGACCGGCAACTCCGTCACGGTCAAGATCGGTGGCCGGGCCGCCGACGGCCGGGACGTCGAGTTCAGCGCGTCCGGCAAGACCATCACCTTCCACGGCTTCCTCAAGGCGTACGTGGAAGGCGCGGACGACCCGAACGCGGAGCTGGACGACCGCGAGCGGCGGCTGCCGCAGGTCCAGGAGGGCGACGCGCTGACGGCGCGCGAGATCACCGCCGACGGGCACGCCACCAAGCCGCCCGCCCGCTACACCGAGGCCACGCTCGTCAAGGAGCTGGAGGAGCGCGAGATCGGCCGCCCCTCCACGTACGCCTCGATCATCGGCACGATCCTGGACCGCGGCTACGTCTTCAAGAAGGGCACGGCCCTGGTGCCGTCCTTCCTGTCCTTCGCCGTGGTCAACCTGCTGGAGAAGCACTTCGGGCGGCTGGTCGACTACGACTTCACCGCCAAGATGGAGGACGACCTCGACCGCATCGCGCGCGGCGAGGCCCAGTCCGTGCCGTGGCTGCGCCGCTTCTACTTCGGTGAGGGCGCGGAGGGCTCGGCGGGCATCCCCGCCGGCGCCGCGGACGCCGGCAACGGCGACGGCGACCACCTCGGCGGCCTGAAGGAGCTGGTCACGGACCTGGGCGCGATCGACGCCCGGGAGGTCTCCTCCTTCCCCGTCGGCAACGGCATCGTGCTGCGGGTGGGCCGCTACGGCCCGTACGTGGAGCGCGGCGAGAAGGACGCCGAGGGCCACCAGCGCGCGGACGTGCCCGACGACCTGGCGCCCGACGAGCTGACGGTGGAGCTGGCGGAGGAGCTGCTGGCCAAGCCGAGCGGCGACTTCGAACTGGGCACGGACCCGGAGACCGGGCACCAGATCGTGGCGAAGGACGGCCGCTACGGCCCGTACGTCACCGAGGTCCTGCCCGAGGGCACGCCCAAGACCGGCAAGAACGCGGTCAAGCCGCGCACCGCCTCGCTCTTCAAGTCGATGTCGCTGGATACGGTCACGCTCCAGGACGCGCTCAAGCTGATGTCGCTGCCGCGGGTCGTGGGCAAGGACGCCGAGGGCGTGGAGATCACCGCGCAGAACGGCCGGTACGGCCCGTACCTGAAGAAGGGCACCGACTCGCGCTCCCTGGAGAGCGAGGAGCAGCTCTTCACCATCACGCTGGACGAGGCGCTGGCGATCTACGCGCAGCCCAAGCAGCGGGGGCGGGCCGCGGCCAAGCCGCCGCTGAAGGAGCTGGGCACGGACCCGGTGAGCGAGCGGCCGGTGGTCGTCAAGGACGGGCGCTTCGGTCCGTACGTGACGGACGGCGAGACCAACGCCACGCTGCGGCGGGACGACGACGTCGAGACGATCACGCCCGAGCGCGGGTACGAGCTGCTGGCGGAGAAGCGGGCCAAGGGGCCGGCGAAGAAGGCCGCCAAGAAGGCGGTCAAGAAGACGGCCGCGAAGAAGACCACGGCCGCCAAGAAGACCACGGCCGCCAAGAAGACCACGGCGGCGAAGAAGACGACCGCGGCGAAGAAGACCACGGCGGCCAAGAAGACCACGGCGGCCAAGACCACCGCGGCGAAGAAGACCGCGGCGAAGAAGACGACGGCCGCCGCGGGGCAGGCGAGCGACGGCTGA
- a CDS encoding DUF2752 domain-containing protein yields MSFDPPGPSRPSGSSGSSGSSGSFGSSDPVGHRPARAVRVSTLRWTAALAALGTLGAVYLWHTDPHRPGQILLPCPFKWATGLLCPACGGTRLAYDLMHGDLPAAFHDNAALLVLGVPVAGLFFGRWLYEGLRGRRFAPRFGARGNAVALGTAVLWMVLRNVVG; encoded by the coding sequence GTGTCCTTCGATCCCCCTGGCCCCTCCAGGCCCTCCGGCTCATCCGGCTCGTCCGGCTCGTCCGGCTCGTTCGGCTCATCTGATCCCGTCGGCCATCGGCCGGCCCGGGCGGTCCGTGTCTCGACCCTCCGGTGGACGGCGGCCCTCGCGGCACTCGGCACGCTCGGCGCGGTCTACCTGTGGCACACCGATCCGCACCGCCCGGGCCAGATCCTGCTCCCGTGCCCGTTCAAGTGGGCGACCGGGCTGCTGTGCCCTGCCTGCGGCGGCACCCGGCTGGCGTACGACCTGATGCACGGCGACCTCCCGGCGGCCTTCCACGACAACGCCGCCCTGCTGGTGCTGGGCGTGCCGGTGGCAGGTCTGTTCTTCGGGCGCTGGCTGTACGAAGGGCTGCGCGGGCGGCGCTTCGCGCCCCGGTTCGGGGCGCGTGGGAACGCGGTCGCCCTGGGGACCGCCGTCCTGTGGATGGTCCTGCGCAACGTCGTCGGCTGA